A single uncultured Acetobacterium sp. DNA region contains:
- a CDS encoding ATP-binding protein yields MKKLTVNASTDNLSRVLEFIDAELEAVGASMKMIFQIDLAVEELYVNIAHYAYTPEDGNVIIKFDSYGDPPLVEIQFIDQGNPFNPLENAEPDITLTAEERQIGGLGVLMVKKTMDEVNYRFEKNENILTIKKSLS; encoded by the coding sequence ATGAAAAAATTAACCGTTAATGCATCTACGGATAATCTGTCCAGGGTACTTGAATTTATCGATGCCGAATTGGAGGCAGTCGGAGCCAGCATGAAAATGATCTTTCAGATTGATCTTGCGGTGGAGGAATTATATGTAAACATTGCTCACTACGCCTATACTCCTGAAGATGGCAATGTTATCATCAAATTTGATTCTTATGGTGATCCGCCACTGGTGGAAATTCAGTTTATCGACCAGGGAAATCCCTTTAATCCATTGGAAAATGCAGAACCGGATATAACGCTGACAGCGGAAGAACGACAGATCGGCGGTTTGGGTGTTTTAATGGTTAAAAAGACCATGGATGAGGTGAACTATCGTTTCGAAAAGAATGAAAATATTCTAACAATCAAAAAATCCTTATCCTAA
- a CDS encoding GNAT family N-acetyltransferase, whose product MITIWDRKLDKNNLKAAADVLCQAFKNDPLYNIVFQNSKDLCRYIKLMVDYYNRNGEIHVAVSEDQIVGASIWNHKGTPFFSMRSVLTSGMFGEILKFSMLIQIKSMIKLKNETLITERYHYNKEHHYIFMLGSVAKGAGRALMEYDIKKFSDCPIYLENSNIKDNQNFYEKLGFHSIKTIDVMGVSVDLLTNSKGDQ is encoded by the coding sequence ATGATAACAATATGGGACCGAAAACTAGACAAAAATAACCTGAAAGCGGCGGCCGATGTTTTGTGCCAAGCCTTCAAAAACGATCCATTATACAATATCGTTTTTCAGAATAGCAAGGATCTTTGCCGGTATATCAAACTGATGGTGGACTACTATAATCGCAATGGCGAAATTCATGTCGCTGTTTCAGAAGACCAAATCGTCGGAGCATCTATTTGGAATCACAAAGGAACACCATTTTTCAGCATGCGCAGTGTGCTGACAAGTGGTATGTTTGGCGAAATACTCAAATTTTCAATGCTGATTCAGATTAAAAGCATGATTAAGCTTAAGAATGAAACGCTGATAACTGAGCGCTATCATTATAATAAGGAGCATCATTATATCTTTATGCTTGGCTCCGTGGCTAAAGGCGCGGGTCGGGCGTTGATGGAATATGATATAAAAAAGTTCAGTGACTGCCCCATTTATCTTGAAAACAGCAATATAAAAGATAACCAGAACTTTTATGAGAAGCTCGGATTTCATTCGATCAAAACGATTGATGTGATGGGAGTTTCGGTGGATTTGTTGACAAATAGTAAAGGAGACCAGTGA
- a CDS encoding transporter substrate-binding domain-containing protein, with translation MKRVFVSLCLLITLFLAGCSQTAATLPPVEMAKIGTMIGTVSEIIAPSKYPDAKISRFNNYVDESAALMAGKIDYAIMDYASAKNYTKNNDKVVILPDPLTDEVTAMALNKENTELNQKINAVLNRFLSDGTMDEIITRWFPETGGDYQIVNVPQNDSGPVLNVAVTSLTEPRCFVKDGELTGMNVELMDRIAAELGMRTEYQDMDFSAMIDSLQSGKSDVIAAMYNTPERAQRVDFTKGYFPNPQVFVVRKDRVEEADNVN, from the coding sequence ATGAAAAGAGTTTTTGTAAGCTTATGCCTACTTATTACCTTATTTCTTGCGGGGTGTAGCCAGACGGCAGCCACCCTTCCCCCAGTTGAAATGGCCAAAATCGGAACGATGATCGGGACAGTCAGTGAGATCATTGCTCCGAGTAAGTACCCCGATGCCAAAATCAGCCGTTTCAATAATTATGTGGATGAGTCGGCGGCACTGATGGCGGGAAAAATTGACTATGCCATTATGGATTACGCATCGGCAAAAAACTACACCAAAAATAATGATAAGGTGGTTATTTTACCGGACCCTCTTACGGATGAGGTGACGGCGATGGCTCTGAATAAAGAGAATACCGAGTTGAATCAGAAAATCAATGCGGTTCTGAATCGCTTTTTAAGTGACGGCACCATGGACGAAATTATTACCCGTTGGTTTCCGGAAACCGGCGGGGACTATCAGATCGTTAATGTCCCCCAAAATGACAGTGGGCCAGTACTGAATGTTGCGGTGACATCGCTGACCGAGCCCCGTTGTTTTGTTAAAGACGGTGAGCTCACCGGCATGAACGTGGAACTGATGGACCGAATCGCCGCTGAGCTGGGAATGCGAACCGAATATCAAGATATGGATTTTTCCGCGATGATTGACAGCCTGCAGTCCGGGAAGAGTGATGTCATCGCAGCCATGTATAATACCCCCGAACGCGCTCAGCGGGTGGATTTTACGAAAGGTTATTTTCCCAATCCCCAGGTGTTTGTGGTCAGAAAAGACCGCGTAGAGGAGGCCGACAATGTCAACTAA
- a CDS encoding acetate uptake transporter translates to MSNQSSIANPAPLGLLGFGMTTVLLNLCNAGFIPLSIVIISMGFALGGAAQIIAGVMEFKKNNTFGATAFTAYGFFWWSLIIIWINPFTGIAKADPMSMGFYLGLWCIFSGFMFIGTLKHNRATQIVFGSLTALFFLLAMANFTESASVHIIAGYVGIFCGLSAIYNAVGQIINQEFDKTIMPL, encoded by the coding sequence ATGTCAAATCAATCAAGCATTGCCAATCCGGCCCCCCTTGGTCTTTTAGGGTTTGGTATGACCACCGTATTGCTGAATTTGTGCAACGCTGGCTTTATCCCGCTGTCAATCGTTATTATTTCGATGGGATTTGCTCTCGGTGGCGCAGCTCAAATCATTGCAGGCGTCATGGAATTCAAGAAAAACAATACCTTTGGAGCAACTGCATTCACCGCTTATGGATTCTTCTGGTGGTCATTGATCATCATCTGGATTAACCCATTTACCGGAATAGCAAAAGCCGATCCTATGAGCATGGGATTTTACTTGGGCTTATGGTGTATATTCAGTGGATTTATGTTCATTGGAACACTGAAGCATAACCGGGCTACCCAAATAGTATTTGGTTCCCTAACCGCCTTGTTCTTTCTTCTTGCGATGGCCAACTTTACAGAGTCAGCATCTGTACATATCATTGCCGGATATGTTGGAATTTTCTGTGGTCTTTCAGCTATTTACAATGCTGTAGGGCAGATCATCAATCAAGAGTTCGACAAAACAATCATGCCATTATAA
- a CDS encoding amino acid ABC transporter ATP-binding protein, whose protein sequence is MITINGLSKSFGELSVLENISTEIKEGEVISIIGPSGCGKSTFLRCINLLETPTNGEIVIDGQNILAKNADVSGLRQKMGMVFQSFNLFSHLMIIENLMLGPVNLLKIPKQQAYDEGLQYLEMVGLRSKALAFPDELSGGQKQRAAIARTLAMKPEIVLFDEPTSALDPTMVSEVLGVIRKLASTGMTMMIVTHEMKFARDVSSRVFYMDEKGIYEDGSPAEIFDHPQNAKTRAFIRKISAFEYTADGSGFDLYELNAKIEEFLKKQMFTDRQIMNVQLVCEEIVLAILLRAFPKASVSLLVEYSDLSGEITLQVSFAGEAYELEKAEENEISLAIINTYAKSLAITNENGRNTVKIII, encoded by the coding sequence ATGATAACAATCAATGGTTTATCCAAAAGCTTCGGCGAGTTAAGCGTGCTGGAAAATATCAGTACCGAGATAAAAGAGGGCGAAGTGATTTCGATCATCGGGCCATCAGGTTGCGGAAAGTCAACCTTTCTGCGCTGCATTAACCTATTGGAAACACCGACTAACGGCGAGATTGTCATTGATGGCCAGAACATTCTGGCTAAAAATGCCGACGTCTCTGGACTGCGCCAGAAAATGGGGATGGTGTTTCAATCCTTCAATCTGTTTTCCCATCTGATGATTATTGAAAACCTGATGCTGGGACCGGTTAATTTGTTGAAAATCCCCAAACAGCAAGCCTATGATGAAGGGCTGCAATATCTGGAGATGGTCGGGCTCCGATCAAAAGCCCTGGCCTTTCCCGACGAGTTGTCCGGTGGACAAAAGCAGCGGGCAGCGATCGCCAGAACCCTGGCGATGAAACCGGAAATCGTCTTGTTTGACGAACCCACCTCCGCCCTCGATCCCACCATGGTCAGCGAGGTGCTGGGAGTTATCCGCAAACTGGCATCAACGGGGATGACAATGATGATTGTGACCCATGAGATGAAGTTTGCCAGGGATGTCTCCAGTCGGGTGTTCTATATGGATGAAAAGGGAATCTATGAAGATGGATCGCCGGCTGAAATTTTTGATCATCCTCAAAATGCCAAGACCCGAGCGTTCATCCGAAAAATTTCCGCATTTGAATATACCGCCGATGGCAGTGGTTTTGACCTCTATGAGCTCAATGCCAAAATTGAGGAGTTCCTCAAAAAGCAGATGTTTACCGATCGGCAGATTATGAATGTCCAATTGGTCTGCGAGGAAATTGTTTTGGCCATCCTGCTCCGGGCATTTCCCAAAGCCAGTGTATCCTTACTGGTTGAGTATTCCGATTTAAGCGGTGAGATTACCCTCCAGGTAAGCTTTGCCGGTGAAGCCTATGAGCTGGAAAAAGCCGAAGAAAATGAAATATCACTGGCCATCATTAATACCTATGCAAAATCGTTGGCCATTACAAATGAAAACGGCAGAAACACGGTAAAAATAATCATTTAA
- a CDS encoding ABC transporter permease subunit (The N-terminal region of this protein, as described by TIGR01726, is a three transmembrane segment that identifies a subfamily of ABC transporter permease subunits, which specificities that include histidine, arginine, glutamine, glutamate, L-cystine (sic), the opines (in Agrobacterium) octopine and nopaline, etc.), with product MSTKKRILALLLGISMMLMICGCSAADEAKISSTSDLNQAGYIIGVPEGTPPEEVAKEYTPNAEISYFTQFIDGVAALKSGKATAVIYDSSGVDRILLSNPDLVKLPEELGNIEIATVVGLNNTALNDQVNAFIKQIHEDGTADQMVTRWIDNIGGVMPDIPKPQNPEKKLTIITNGMTEPMNYYENGELTGYDIEFIKRFANYANIDYEIITMDYAAMIPALQSGKGDIIISDFFKTDERGQEVLYSDAYVVLHNSVLVRKTMYAGNTEAATIKTNDDLNGKRVGFITGMVHIEGFRPNYKAEEYEFKDFSSIMEALKSGRVDAMLTSQSKVQEILDNNPDLAALPPYYEFFSSVGVSKANTALGDKLDPVIKRMVDDGSFTALEAKWFGADEAAKVLTPVNLSGGNGTLAVGVLGDDYPFSYYKDNELVGLEVDLARILASELGMDLKVDVMDFSAVIPAVASGKIDLAFSLAYTPERAESIRFLTPMTSDSSAAIIKNQAYSQNTVSSGNAITAFFGSIQESYNKTFIVEDRYKLVLEGLWTTIVISMLSLLFGSILGAVICAMRKSRSKLLSGIAIVYIRLIQGVPIVLTLMILYYILFASVDIDPILIAVVGFSINFAAYSAEIFRTAIDATDKGQLEAAYALGFTKVSSFFKVTLPQALRHILPIFKGEFISMVKMTSVVGYIAIQDLTKMTDIIRSRTFDAFFPLFVTAFIYFVITYLFIIVLGKIEVRVDPKRRKRVVKGIVDPEVRDAEVVK from the coding sequence ATGTCAACTAAGAAGCGAATTCTGGCCCTGCTATTAGGTATTAGCATGATGCTAATGATTTGCGGCTGTTCGGCCGCAGATGAAGCGAAAATCAGCAGTACCAGTGACTTGAATCAGGCCGGCTATATCATCGGCGTCCCTGAAGGAACACCGCCGGAAGAAGTGGCGAAAGAGTACACGCCCAATGCCGAAATTTCTTATTTTACCCAGTTTATCGATGGGGTGGCGGCGCTTAAAAGCGGTAAGGCCACCGCCGTCATTTATGACAGCTCCGGAGTTGACCGCATTCTGCTCAGCAATCCCGATCTGGTCAAGCTGCCCGAGGAACTGGGTAATATTGAAATCGCCACGGTGGTGGGGTTGAATAATACGGCACTCAATGATCAGGTCAATGCTTTTATCAAACAGATTCATGAAGATGGCACTGCCGATCAAATGGTTACCCGCTGGATTGATAATATCGGCGGGGTGATGCCAGATATTCCCAAACCACAGAACCCGGAAAAGAAGCTGACGATCATTACCAATGGCATGACGGAACCGATGAATTACTACGAAAACGGTGAGCTCACTGGATACGATATCGAGTTTATCAAACGTTTTGCCAATTATGCTAATATTGATTATGAAATTATTACCATGGATTATGCGGCCATGATCCCGGCGCTCCAAAGCGGTAAAGGCGATATTATCATCTCCGACTTCTTTAAAACTGATGAGCGGGGACAGGAAGTCCTTTATAGTGACGCCTATGTGGTACTGCATAACAGTGTGCTGGTGCGAAAAACGATGTATGCGGGCAATACCGAAGCTGCCACCATCAAGACCAACGATGATCTCAATGGGAAACGGGTGGGCTTCATTACCGGGATGGTTCACATTGAAGGATTTCGCCCCAATTACAAGGCGGAGGAATATGAATTCAAAGATTTTTCATCGATAATGGAAGCATTAAAATCAGGTCGGGTTGATGCGATGCTGACCAGCCAGTCCAAGGTTCAGGAAATTCTCGATAATAACCCGGATCTGGCGGCGCTACCGCCTTACTATGAGTTTTTTTCATCCGTCGGTGTCAGCAAGGCGAATACCGCACTGGGCGATAAGCTTGATCCGGTCATTAAACGAATGGTTGATGATGGATCGTTTACGGCCCTGGAAGCCAAATGGTTTGGCGCAGATGAAGCGGCAAAGGTGCTTACCCCGGTTAATTTGAGTGGCGGCAACGGAACCCTTGCTGTCGGGGTACTGGGCGATGATTATCCTTTTTCTTATTATAAAGACAATGAACTGGTCGGACTGGAAGTCGATCTGGCCCGAATTCTAGCCTCGGAATTGGGGATGGATTTGAAAGTAGACGTCATGGATTTTTCAGCGGTTATTCCGGCCGTGGCATCCGGGAAGATTGATTTGGCTTTTTCCCTGGCCTATACACCGGAACGGGCCGAGTCGATTCGATTTCTGACACCGATGACCTCGGATAGCTCCGCGGCAATTATCAAAAATCAGGCCTATTCGCAAAATACGGTCAGTAGCGGCAATGCGATAACTGCTTTTTTCGGATCGATTCAAGAGAGCTACAACAAGACCTTTATTGTTGAGGATCGCTATAAGCTGGTGTTAGAAGGGCTGTGGACAACCATTGTCATTTCAATGTTGTCACTGTTATTCGGCAGTATCCTGGGGGCTGTGATCTGTGCTATGCGGAAGTCCCGATCAAAGCTGCTGTCAGGGATTGCCATTGTTTATATCCGGTTGATTCAGGGGGTTCCGATTGTTTTAACCCTGATGATCCTGTACTATATTTTATTTGCCTCAGTGGATATTGACCCGATCCTGATTGCCGTGGTAGGCTTTTCGATTAACTTTGCCGCCTATTCGGCAGAGATCTTCAGAACCGCCATTGATGCCACCGACAAAGGCCAGTTGGAAGCGGCTTATGCCCTGGGATTCACCAAGGTGTCCAGCTTTTTTAAGGTCACATTGCCCCAGGCCTTGCGACACATCTTGCCGATTTTCAAGGGCGAATTTATCAGCATGGTAAAAATGACCTCGGTGGTGGGTTATATTGCGATTCAGGATTTGACCAAGATGACAGATATCATTCGAAGCCGAACCTTTGATGCATTTTTCCCGCTGTTTGTGACCGCCTTTATCTATTTTGTGATCACCTACCTGTTTATTATCGTACTGGGAAAAATTGAAGTACGGGTCGATCCCAAACGTCGCAAACGAGTGGTCAAAGGGATTGTGGATCCAGAAGTGAGAGATGCGGAGGTGGTGAAATGA
- a CDS encoding GNAT family N-acetyltransferase: protein MEIILKNGRDLSLADFDAVLALDCKIFGDSILINEGMAEKRFLKFKDGVIAAYTGNTLMGFISFFSVDASVYERAVFKQEYIDDNLNESEVVPLEKGKANTILILDLAVDEAFRHLGVSKRLHESLWNYLRQKHNQDYLIEHVFCFAITTEGFNSMLFLGGRERWTRDDMTLFELDKEVFLRQV from the coding sequence ATGGAGATTATATTAAAAAACGGCAGGGATTTATCGCTAGCAGATTTTGATGCTGTTCTTGCTCTCGATTGTAAGATTTTCGGAGATTCAATTTTAATAAATGAAGGGATGGCCGAAAAACGGTTTTTGAAGTTCAAAGACGGCGTTATTGCTGCCTACACAGGGAATACTCTGATGGGCTTTATCAGTTTTTTTAGTGTTGACGCTTCAGTTTATGAGCGGGCCGTATTTAAACAGGAATACATTGACGATAATCTGAATGAAAGTGAAGTGGTGCCACTGGAAAAAGGAAAGGCAAACACGATCCTGATATTAGATTTGGCTGTTGATGAAGCTTTCCGCCATCTGGGCGTTTCAAAACGGTTGCATGAGTCACTCTGGAATTATCTCAGGCAAAAACATAATCAAGACTATCTGATTGAGCACGTATTTTGTTTTGCCATCACAACTGAAGGATTCAATAGTATGTTATTTCTTGGTGGTAGAGAGCGCTGGACAAGAGATGATATGACCCTTTTTGAACTTGATAAAGAAGTATTTTTGAGGCAGGTATGA